The following proteins are encoded in a genomic region of Lemur catta isolate mLemCat1 chromosome 10, mLemCat1.pri, whole genome shotgun sequence:
- the LINGO2 gene encoding leucine-rich repeat and immunoglobulin-like domain-containing nogo receptor-interacting protein 2 gives MLHTAISCWQPFLGLAVVLVFMGSTIGCPARCECSAQNKSVSCHRRRLIAIPEGIPIETKILDLSKNRLKSVNPEEFISYPLLEEIDLSDNIIANVEPGAFNNLFNLRSLRLKGNRLKLVPLGVFTGLSNLTKLDISENKIVILLDYMFQDLHNLKSLEVGDNDLVYISHRAFSGLLSLEQLTLEKCNLTAVPTEALSHLRSLISLHLKHLNINNMPVYAFKRLFHLKHLEIDYWPLLDMMPANSLYGLNLTSLSITNTNLSTVPFLAFKHLVYLTHLNLSYNPISTIEAGMFSDLTRLQELHIVGAQLRTIEPHSFQGLHFLRVLNVSQNLLETLEENVFSSPRALEVLSINNNPLACDCRLLWILQRQPTLQFGGQQPMCAGPDTIRERSFKDFHSTALSFYFTCKKPKIREKKLQHLLVDEGQTVQLECNADGDPQPVISWVTPRRRFITAKSNGRATVLGDGTLEIRFAQDQDSGMYVCIASNAAGNDTFTASLTVKGFTSDRFLYANRTPMYMTDSNDTISNGTNANTFSLDLKTILVSTAMGCFTFLGVVLFCFLLLFVWSRGKGKHKNSIDLEYVPRKNNGAVVEGEVAGPRRFNMKMI, from the coding sequence ATGCTTCACACGGCCATATCATGCTGGCAGCCATTCCTGGGTCTGGCTGTGGTGTTAGTCTTCATGGGATCCACCATCGGCTGCCCCGCTCGCTGTGAATGCTCTGCCCAGAACAAATCTGTCAGCTGCCACAGAAGGCGGCTGATCGCCATCCCAGAGGGCATTCCCATCGAGACCAAAATCTTGGACCTCAGTAAAAACAGGCTGAAAAGCGTCAACCCTGAAGAATTCATATCATATCCTCTGCTGGAGGAGATAGACTTGAGTGACAACATCATTGCCAATGTGGAACCAGGGGCATTTAACAATCTCTTTAACCTGCGTTCTCTCCGCCTGAAAGGCAATCGCCTCAAGTTGGTCCCTTTGGGGGTATTCACGGGGCTGTCCAATCTCACCAAGCTTGACATTAGTGAGAATAAGATTGTCATTTTACTAGACTACATGTTTCAGGATCTACATAACCTGAAGTCCCTAGAAGTGGGGGACAATGATTTGGTTTATATCTCTCACAGGGCCTTCAGTGGGCTACTTAGCTTAGAGCAGCTCACCCTGGAGAAATGCAACTTAACAGCAGTACCAACAGAAGCCCTCTCCCACCTCCGCAGCCTCATCAGCCTGCATCTGAAGCATCTCAACATCAATAACATGCCTGTGTATGCCTTTAAAAGATTGTTCCACCTGAAACACCTAGAAATTGACTATTGGCCTTTGCTGGATATGATGCCTGCCAATAGCCTCTATGGTCTCAACCTCACATCCCTTTCTATCACCAATACCAACCTGTCTACTGTACCTTTCCTTGCCTTTAAACACCTGGTATATCTGACCCACCTTAACCTCTCCTACAATCCCATCAGCACTATTGAAGCAGGCATGTTCTCTGACCTGACACGCCTTCAGGAGCTTCATATAGTGGGGGCCCAGCTTCGCACCATCGAGCCTCACTCCTTCCAAGGGCTCCACTTCCTACGCGTGCTCAATGTGTCTCAGAACCTGCTGGAAACATTGGAAGAGAATGTGTTCTCCTCCCCTAGGGCTCTGGAGGTCCTGAGTATTAATAACAACCCATTGGCCTGTGACTGCCGTCTCCTCTGGATCTTGCAGCGACAGCCCACCCTACAGTTTGGTGGCCAGCAGCCCATGTGTGCTGGCCCAGACACCATCCGTGAGAGGTCATTCAAGGATTTCCATAGCACTGccctttctttttactttaccTGCAAAAAACCCAAAATCCGTGAAAAGAAGTTGCAGCATCTGCTAGTGGATGAAGGGCAGACGGTTCAGCTAGAATGCAATGCTGATGGAGACCCACAGCCTGTGATATCCTGGGTGACACCCCGAAGGCGTTTCATCACCGCCAAGTCCAATGGAAGAGCCACCGTACTGGGTGATGGCACCTTGGAAATCCGCTTTGCCCAGGATCAAGACAGTGGGATGTATGTTTGCATTGCTAGCAATGCTGCTGGGAATGACACCTTCACAGCCTCCTTAACTGTGAAAGGATTCACTTCAGATCGCTTTCTTTACGCAAACAGGACCCCTATGTACATGACTGACTCCAATGACACCATTTCCAATGGCACCAATGCCAATACTTTTTCCCTGGACCTTAAAACAATACTGGTGTCTACAGCCATGGGCTGTTTCACATTTCTGGgagtggttttattttgttttcttctcctgttTGTGTGGAGCCGAGGGAAAGGCAAGCACAAAAACAGCATTGACCTTGAGTACGTGCCCCGAAAAAACAATGGTGCTGTTGTGGAAGGGGAGGTGGCTGGACCCAGGAGGTTCAACATGAAAATGATTTGA